In Microvenator marinus, one genomic interval encodes:
- a CDS encoding WD40 repeat domain-containing protein, whose amino-acid sequence MGKIEVSMGEDGTVFVELEKSVLLEIPTWITDSSNPDEAVLICEFHRRQKLTDEELYDLILYVLEDFFRQADQHLCWEFVDLDRESWARGPMGVPLVSWTSIEDAWPPGIETRPTQLKGAPRVSGLQEVGAVKGFRSILTAITATPDGRFITAHGSGDIQLVDPKTGKKEKVTKLETPMGLGSVWITQAGVVVAHSRNKVFALADGKLSELDFLGLACMPSPDGTRVAIGDDEGDVRICSLPDLKEIGRFQAAHGVPWQEGWSRSKSYWPCIWNLSFIDETHIVVSHTFPIISFWNIDTHERLNVMIDYEIPRPSIAQTGRIIAHAGQGLIRVISAEGDVCGEHRHAETTFRMSCAGLGRGGRVACTQYSGSTIRVWDAETGNLFAEVPCRKNEPFAVSDSMLACVHPETRQLTFYELPIT is encoded by the coding sequence ATGGGCAAAATTGAAGTGTCGATGGGCGAGGATGGGACGGTTTTTGTGGAGCTGGAGAAATCCGTTTTGCTCGAGATTCCGACGTGGATTACCGACTCCAGCAATCCCGACGAAGCGGTCTTGATTTGTGAGTTTCACAGGCGTCAGAAGCTGACGGACGAAGAGCTCTACGACTTGATTCTCTATGTGTTGGAAGATTTCTTTCGACAAGCTGACCAGCATCTCTGCTGGGAATTCGTGGACTTGGACCGCGAAAGCTGGGCGCGTGGACCTATGGGTGTGCCTCTGGTTTCGTGGACAAGCATCGAGGACGCGTGGCCGCCAGGCATTGAGACTCGTCCTACCCAACTGAAGGGCGCACCGCGTGTCTCCGGGCTTCAAGAGGTTGGGGCGGTCAAGGGTTTCAGAAGCATTTTGACCGCGATTACGGCCACACCGGACGGCCGGTTTATCACGGCACATGGGAGCGGCGATATTCAGCTCGTGGACCCAAAGACTGGCAAGAAGGAGAAGGTCACCAAGCTTGAAACGCCGATGGGGCTCGGCAGTGTCTGGATTACTCAAGCGGGCGTTGTGGTGGCGCACTCGCGGAACAAGGTCTTTGCTCTGGCGGATGGAAAGCTGAGTGAGCTCGATTTCTTAGGTCTTGCGTGCATGCCTTCACCGGATGGCACTCGGGTAGCGATTGGTGATGATGAAGGCGATGTCCGGATTTGTTCGTTGCCAGATCTCAAGGAAATAGGGCGGTTTCAGGCGGCACACGGCGTGCCGTGGCAGGAGGGGTGGAGCCGTTCCAAAAGCTATTGGCCATGCATTTGGAACCTGAGCTTCATTGATGAGACGCACATTGTGGTGAGCCACACATTTCCGATTATCTCTTTCTGGAATATCGACACCCACGAGCGCCTCAATGTCATGATTGATTATGAAATTCCAAGGCCTTCGATAGCCCAAACTGGTCGAATCATTGCTCACGCAGGGCAGGGCCTAATCAGGGTGATTTCTGCCGAAGGAGATGTTTGCGGCGAGCATCGACACGCAGAGACTACGTTTCGGATGAGTTGCGCGGGACTTGGCAGAGGAGGGCGCGTGGCGTGCACGCAGTACTCGGGCTCCACCATTCGTGTTTGGGACGCAGAAACAGGCAATCTTTTTGCCGAAGTACCGTGCCGCAAGAACGAGCCTTTTGCTGTCAGCGATTCAATGCTCGCCTGCGTTCACCCGGAGACGCGCCAGCTGACGTTCTACGAACTCCCAATCACCTAA
- a CDS encoding ATP-grasp domain-containing protein has product MIIFCSEPFARHKVDSSYEMEANAAKAAGCPIELMDYESLVSHGNPLLKPTAKPSQALYRGWMLHAEEYRQLYSQCASHGIRLINSPEQYVHCHHLPSSYSIIADNTAKTVWFELSAHDLDSQIENALQVFGSKPVIIKDYVKSEKHYWNEACFIPDASKTEHARRVIDRFLELRGESLAGGLVFREFLDLDPIGPHPQSGMPQFVEFRLFFLDLKLVTCTPYWDEQISTIAPPLHEFEELAKHIQSRFFTMDIARLETGRWVVIELGDGQVAGLPAQLEPSTFYARIKALNPESSN; this is encoded by the coding sequence ATGATTATTTTCTGTAGCGAACCTTTCGCACGACACAAGGTCGACTCAAGTTACGAGATGGAAGCCAACGCTGCAAAGGCGGCTGGTTGCCCCATCGAACTTATGGATTACGAGTCCCTCGTCTCACATGGCAATCCCCTATTAAAGCCTACCGCAAAGCCATCTCAGGCCCTGTATCGGGGCTGGATGCTACATGCCGAGGAGTATCGGCAACTCTACTCCCAGTGCGCTTCACACGGCATAAGACTCATCAACTCTCCAGAGCAATATGTCCATTGCCATCACCTTCCGTCGAGCTACTCGATTATTGCGGACAACACCGCCAAAACCGTGTGGTTTGAGCTCTCAGCCCACGATCTAGACAGCCAGATTGAAAACGCTCTCCAAGTCTTTGGTTCAAAGCCTGTCATCATTAAAGACTACGTAAAATCTGAGAAACACTACTGGAATGAGGCGTGTTTCATACCCGACGCCTCCAAGACAGAACACGCGCGACGCGTGATAGACCGATTTCTCGAATTGCGAGGTGAATCGCTGGCAGGAGGCCTGGTATTCCGTGAGTTTCTGGACCTCGATCCCATCGGCCCTCATCCTCAAAGTGGGATGCCGCAGTTCGTGGAGTTTCGACTCTTCTTCTTGGACCTTAAACTCGTGACATGCACCCCCTACTGGGACGAACAAATAAGCACCATTGCCCCGCCACTGCACGAATTCGAAGAACTCGCAAAGCACATCCAAAGTCGATTTTTCACTATGGATATTGCTCGCCTTGAAACCGGCCGATGGGTCGTCATTGAGCTTGGTGATGGTCAGGTCGCTGGGCTTCCAGCCCAGCTCGAACCCTCCACGTTCTACGCGCGCATCAAGGCCTTAAATCCTGAAAGTTCAAACTAA
- a CDS encoding DUF6483 family protein → MIRNDYLMRSIQQLSQAFGQILAGKDIESPEHTLDRIQAAIADAFNTRPEFIFSEDIESVDEFDPRLAAELGRLFALHARTSFAANRDDLARLSTPWAIRCLKHALGQIDTTSALIAESELTTFLRHDVAQTHASALALPSYEALFDFARRNRRITQAEDALFAAISLGANPEVVEAGHLFFSELLHMEDDELARGQTSRAEIHEVLAELS, encoded by the coding sequence ATGATTCGAAACGACTACCTGATGCGTTCCATCCAGCAACTGAGTCAGGCCTTTGGGCAGATTCTGGCGGGCAAGGATATCGAGTCCCCTGAGCACACTCTAGACCGGATTCAAGCCGCTATCGCCGATGCGTTCAACACCCGTCCTGAGTTCATTTTTTCGGAAGATATCGAGAGTGTTGACGAGTTTGATCCACGTTTGGCGGCCGAACTTGGACGCTTGTTCGCACTGCATGCGCGTACATCCTTCGCGGCCAATCGCGACGACTTGGCTCGCCTATCAACACCCTGGGCCATCCGCTGCCTTAAGCACGCGCTGGGCCAGATTGATACAACTTCAGCGCTGATTGCCGAAAGCGAACTCACGACGTTTTTGCGTCACGACGTCGCCCAAACCCACGCATCAGCGCTCGCCTTGCCTTCCTACGAGGCACTCTTTGACTTTGCGCGGCGCAATCGCCGAATCACTCAGGCTGAAGACGCGTTGTTCGCGGCAATTTCGCTGGGCGCGAACCCCGAGGTCGTCGAGGCAGGTCACCTCTTCTTTTCCGAACTCCTCCACATGGAAGATGACGAACTTGCGCGCGGTCAAACCTCAAGGGCGGAGATCCATGAGGTACTCGCGGAACTCAGCTAG
- a CDS encoding virulence RhuM family protein, with protein sequence MTVEEDKEHGKGQFLVYQSEDGKLKLDVRLEGETVWLTQQLMAELFQTTQQNISLHILNVYEELELSPEATHKKYLSVRLEGKREVKRLLDYYNLDMIISVGYRVKSHVATRFRIWATQQLTEFIRKGFLLDDERLKNPDHPFDYFEELERRIQDIRTSERRFYQKITDIYATSIDYDPTLDLSIEFFKTVQNKMHWAITGQTAAEIVHSRVDADKPNMGLTSYRGPKVRKQDIATAKNYLTEDELAALNNLVEQYLIFAQGQAMRRIPMYMKDWIKKLDGFLAINDRDILNHAGKISHEMAKKLAEAEYEKFHQRRVLESDSKPSDFDIVLQNVPKRKDSSST encoded by the coding sequence ATGACAGTCGAAGAAGACAAGGAGCATGGGAAGGGGCAGTTTCTGGTCTATCAATCCGAAGACGGCAAGCTCAAGCTTGATGTTCGGCTTGAGGGCGAGACGGTCTGGTTGACTCAACAGCTAATGGCGGAGCTTTTTCAGACAACACAGCAAAACATCAGCCTGCACATTCTTAATGTTTATGAAGAACTTGAGCTCTCACCCGAGGCAACTCACAAGAAATACTTGTCAGTTCGTTTAGAAGGAAAAAGAGAGGTCAAACGGCTTCTCGACTACTACAATTTGGACATGATTATCTCGGTTGGGTACCGAGTCAAAAGCCACGTGGCGACTCGTTTTCGGATCTGGGCGACGCAACAACTCACTGAGTTCATCCGAAAAGGATTCTTACTGGACGACGAACGTCTGAAGAATCCCGACCACCCGTTCGATTATTTTGAAGAACTTGAACGGCGCATTCAGGACATCAGGACGTCGGAGCGCAGGTTCTACCAGAAGATCACGGACATCTATGCCACGAGTATCGACTATGACCCAACGTTGGACCTGAGCATTGAGTTTTTCAAGACAGTGCAAAACAAGATGCATTGGGCCATCACTGGCCAGACCGCAGCCGAGATCGTTCATTCTCGAGTTGATGCGGACAAGCCCAATATGGGCCTGACAAGTTATCGTGGGCCGAAGGTTCGGAAACAGGATATTGCGACGGCCAAGAACTACCTGACAGAAGACGAATTGGCGGCGCTCAACAACCTTGTGGAGCAGTACCTAATCTTCGCTCAAGGTCAGGCGATGCGTCGAATTCCGATGTACATGAAGGACTGGATCAAAAAGCTAGATGGCTTTCTCGCAATCAACGACCGGGACATCCTCAATCATGCAGGCAAAATCTCTCATGAGATGGCCAAAAAACTGGCAGAAGCTGAATATGAGAAGTTTCATCAAAGACGCGTGCTCGAATCAGATTCGAAGCCAAGTGACTTCGACATCGTGTTACAGAACGTCCCAAAACGAAAAGACAGTTCATCCACTTGA
- a CDS encoding DUF2357 domain-containing protein, whose product MDFQNHVGRRTLPIRYKLRSGQMVDEVFECEVHATKLDIQTDYRDLSAEIDRAFPLWRYSLNALTDGSEGKGRQGPHFPLLWLKRFESLHHELADGVRRVLNAPHNRLTETVRWKKPAQIKGALSPRQEERIKEGLQAGHFERRYAITEKRLHVDTMENRFVKMVVAEVCRNLKRFASELSRVDGEHETFSEAFVNQIVRWKEPFETNLNHPLFREVGDFRGMMQESLTLQGRAGYSEVYRCWEELKLYFNVLDQGVAVGTKTIAQLYEVWCLLEVKRLLVDELGFVETRQRVGCLFWLFDAKYRLNPDMEPDRVPDDAINQMHRFRDAITRQVGPGERVRPVVGAFALYPGFFHQSAENMEAVHPYFQEVDEVGIGAFPLLPSPDGRAWLTRYFKERFGVVDDRVFAWKSARIPTAGMRHERYTNLTMVVTGPPQRIGQDDANPRSQDYLEGFRSGAARWFHMRFEASEREGIDPYIIREVRFLVISDRTVPHQAYWVWPVLNVELKPRNTLRAEQAGGMSTSTADYWLFELGPPQPLPNPLANFPQRGHHLKFVSLPNIWTATSFATLPSVYEFLSTAL is encoded by the coding sequence GTGGACTTTCAGAACCATGTTGGGCGTCGGACCCTGCCTATTCGCTACAAACTCCGTAGCGGCCAAATGGTGGACGAAGTCTTCGAGTGCGAGGTCCACGCGACGAAGCTTGATATTCAGACGGACTACCGCGACCTGAGCGCCGAGATTGACCGCGCCTTTCCGCTCTGGCGCTACTCGTTGAATGCTTTGACGGACGGCTCGGAGGGCAAAGGGCGGCAGGGCCCGCACTTCCCGTTGTTGTGGTTAAAGCGCTTTGAGTCCTTGCACCATGAGTTGGCGGATGGAGTGCGGCGAGTACTGAACGCGCCGCATAATCGTCTCACTGAGACTGTGCGTTGGAAGAAGCCGGCGCAAATCAAAGGTGCGCTCAGTCCTCGGCAGGAAGAACGCATCAAGGAAGGCCTTCAGGCCGGGCACTTTGAGCGCCGCTACGCCATCACAGAAAAACGCCTCCACGTGGACACCATGGAGAACCGCTTTGTGAAGATGGTGGTCGCCGAAGTTTGCCGGAACCTCAAACGCTTCGCGTCCGAGCTTTCGCGCGTGGACGGCGAGCATGAGACGTTCTCCGAGGCATTCGTGAATCAGATTGTGCGATGGAAGGAGCCTTTCGAGACGAATCTCAATCACCCGCTATTCCGCGAGGTCGGGGATTTTCGCGGCATGATGCAGGAGTCGCTCACGCTCCAAGGGCGCGCAGGTTATTCGGAGGTTTACAGGTGTTGGGAGGAGCTCAAACTCTACTTCAACGTGCTCGACCAGGGCGTTGCCGTGGGCACCAAGACTATTGCGCAACTCTACGAGGTCTGGTGCCTGCTGGAGGTCAAACGCCTACTCGTGGACGAGCTCGGGTTTGTGGAGACTCGGCAGCGCGTGGGCTGCCTCTTCTGGCTCTTCGACGCGAAGTACCGCCTGAATCCGGACATGGAGCCCGACCGAGTTCCAGACGATGCCATCAACCAGATGCATCGATTCCGCGATGCGATTACACGGCAGGTCGGGCCGGGTGAGCGGGTGCGGCCGGTGGTGGGCGCGTTCGCGCTCTATCCGGGCTTCTTCCATCAGTCCGCTGAGAACATGGAGGCCGTGCACCCGTACTTTCAGGAGGTAGATGAGGTGGGCATCGGCGCGTTCCCGCTACTCCCCTCCCCTGACGGCCGCGCCTGGCTCACGCGCTATTTCAAAGAACGATTTGGGGTGGTGGATGACCGTGTTTTTGCGTGGAAGTCGGCGCGAATCCCCACGGCCGGAATGCGTCACGAACGTTATACAAACCTGACCATGGTCGTGACCGGTCCTCCTCAGCGCATCGGTCAGGACGACGCGAACCCGCGCAGCCAAGACTATCTGGAAGGCTTTAGGAGCGGTGCCGCGCGCTGGTTTCATATGCGTTTTGAGGCATCCGAGCGCGAAGGCATTGACCCCTACATCATCCGCGAAGTCCGATTCCTGGTGATTTCGGACCGCACCGTACCGCATCAAGCCTACTGGGTGTGGCCGGTTCTGAATGTAGAGCTCAAGCCGCGCAACACTCTGAGAGCGGAACAAGCCGGCGGGATGAGTACGTCCACCGCTGACTACTGGCTCTTCGAGCTCGGCCCACCCCAGCCGTTGCCCAACCCTCTTGCGAACTTCCCTCAGCGTGGCCACCACCTGAAGTTCGTGTCCCTCCCAAACATCTGGACCGCCACTTCCTTTGCCACCCTCCCCTCCGTCTATGAGTTCCTATCCACCGCTCTCTGA
- a CDS encoding Shedu anti-phage system protein SduA domain-containing protein — MTSDEFKELVEWVVNGLNNEVFATISDALKSTPSIRGHLNPAFPYPRKLRIAVLGSHLVVEYVGPEDPRTETVDIEAVIRPDWTVLDFLGIDISHLSSFHFPMTTAVKNSQVFLGDAINLLGDYMYDVVSNPNDLILNAFPDFTTQAEPTYVSNTTFLWSDSKGALRIRRIDFLEVFPIQEGEWSFHSEEGFRHLAQFLLNHRVPAYEVALHKQLNEFIELVGQKDVPEPKITGFLAKHPEFLQLAFGAHAVYPETLLEWQYATGKQNLKPDFLIVKMDGYADIFEFKLPRLKGSAMVGKKTRSRPSAEVDSALAQIDEYEEWSSQEVNRQWLEKTKGIKIYTPHTYLVMGHRDDFTSEDRQRLRKRRNATIFTYDEFIEMTRMQLYRVR, encoded by the coding sequence ATGACAAGCGATGAATTCAAAGAGTTGGTGGAATGGGTTGTCAACGGTTTGAACAACGAAGTCTTCGCAACTATAAGCGACGCTTTGAAGTCGACCCCAAGCATCCGTGGGCATCTAAACCCAGCTTTTCCTTATCCCCGGAAACTTCGAATCGCAGTCTTGGGTTCCCACCTAGTTGTTGAGTATGTTGGCCCTGAGGACCCAAGAACCGAAACTGTCGACATTGAGGCCGTTATTCGCCCAGATTGGACGGTCTTAGATTTCCTTGGGATCGATATCTCTCACTTGTCTAGCTTCCACTTCCCGATGACAACAGCCGTCAAGAACTCCCAAGTGTTCCTTGGCGATGCGATCAACCTCTTGGGCGACTACATGTACGATGTGGTCAGCAACCCAAACGATTTAATACTAAACGCCTTTCCTGACTTTACGACTCAGGCTGAGCCGACCTACGTTTCGAACACCACGTTCTTGTGGTCGGACTCCAAAGGTGCGTTGCGGATTCGCCGAATTGACTTCCTTGAAGTGTTCCCAATTCAGGAAGGAGAATGGTCCTTTCACTCTGAGGAGGGTTTTAGGCATCTGGCACAATTCCTCTTGAATCATCGAGTCCCCGCGTATGAAGTGGCTCTTCATAAACAACTCAATGAATTTATCGAGTTGGTTGGTCAAAAAGATGTACCTGAACCAAAGATTACCGGTTTTCTTGCGAAACACCCGGAATTCCTCCAACTCGCGTTCGGGGCGCACGCCGTCTACCCCGAAACTCTGCTGGAGTGGCAATATGCTACGGGCAAACAGAATCTCAAACCTGACTTCTTGATAGTAAAGATGGATGGTTACGCTGATATCTTTGAATTCAAGCTGCCACGTTTGAAAGGCTCTGCGATGGTTGGGAAGAAGACCCGCAGTCGTCCATCAGCGGAAGTTGATAGCGCACTCGCGCAGATCGATGAGTATGAAGAGTGGTCATCACAGGAGGTAAATCGCCAGTGGCTGGAAAAAACCAAGGGAATCAAAATCTACACGCCACACACTTACTTAGTTATGGGACATCGTGACGACTTCACGTCGGAAGACCGTCAGAGACTCCGCAAACGGAGGAACGCCACGATATTTACCTACGACGAGTTCATTGAGATGACACGTATGCAGTTGTATCGGGTAAGATGA
- a CDS encoding FRG domain-containing protein, with protein MIDPTHYFASNDSIAKSMSEVLRSIEAVNHYAQARLLRVFWRGQAHHEWGLLSSLVRSLAASGPVEDKTLNLIEERLLGEATEWIKELSDQKYSDPLAKLAYLQHHGVPTRLLDFTSCPWTALFFATEDYDIVDGRLFAILVEEADVLSKTPEGRPWIKYSTKEIKVFDAVRAGVSFPRLESQRGVLVFGRLPSTTPYRKAHDVLLGEERSLLAEEVRRILSIPIKISHFDPSKGADSISQRVKPPIAVTFRIHVDKESVRRDLAGRGSGKKISPSNLKITHQHVYPDVGGMVGHSKTLTGLRRQLMIL; from the coding sequence ATGATTGACCCCACCCACTACTTTGCCTCCAACGACTCAATTGCTAAGTCGATGTCGGAGGTGTTGCGAAGTATTGAAGCGGTGAATCACTACGCCCAAGCGCGTCTTCTTAGGGTTTTCTGGCGCGGCCAAGCTCACCATGAATGGGGACTTCTTTCTTCACTGGTCCGTAGTCTTGCCGCATCGGGTCCTGTTGAGGATAAGACTCTGAATCTGATCGAGGAAAGACTCTTGGGAGAAGCGACCGAATGGATCAAAGAGTTGTCGGATCAGAAATACTCAGATCCACTTGCCAAACTCGCCTATCTTCAGCATCACGGGGTTCCCACCCGTCTTTTGGACTTTACTTCCTGTCCTTGGACTGCCCTGTTTTTCGCTACAGAGGACTACGACATAGTGGATGGACGATTGTTTGCTATTCTAGTGGAAGAGGCCGACGTATTGTCGAAAACGCCAGAGGGCAGGCCGTGGATAAAGTACAGCACCAAGGAAATTAAAGTGTTTGATGCAGTAAGAGCCGGCGTATCGTTTCCTCGACTGGAATCGCAACGTGGAGTATTGGTGTTTGGGCGTCTACCAAGTACTACACCTTATCGAAAGGCTCATGACGTTTTGCTGGGAGAGGAACGAAGCCTGTTGGCGGAAGAAGTTCGCAGGATACTTTCTATTCCGATCAAGATTAGCCATTTTGACCCGTCGAAGGGAGCAGATTCAATTTCTCAACGGGTGAAGCCACCTATCGCCGTCACTTTTCGGATCCACGTCGACAAGGAATCCGTCCGTCGAGATTTGGCGGGACGTGGATCAGGGAAGAAGATATCGCCTTCTAACCTCAAAATAACGCACCAACACGTTTATCCTGATGTGGGAGGTATGGTAGGCCACTCCAAGACGCTGACAGGTCTTCGTCGACAACTAATGATCCTCTAG
- the tnpA gene encoding IS66 family insertion sequence element accessory protein TnpA: MSGKRSKPKNASWWSAQIGAWERSGLTQADFCRARGLSISSFSNWRSKLLKEERPETSTQTALVRKHPTASKFITVDIPVAPAPLVRVSVGSVTVDFDTLPPPVWVAELGSFGGR, encoded by the coding sequence ATGTCAGGAAAACGGTCAAAACCCAAAAATGCATCGTGGTGGTCGGCTCAGATCGGAGCCTGGGAGCGCAGCGGACTCACTCAGGCTGATTTCTGCAGGGCTCGTGGGCTGAGTATTTCGTCGTTCTCAAACTGGCGAAGCAAGTTGTTGAAAGAAGAGCGGCCCGAGACTTCGACGCAGACCGCGCTCGTGAGAAAGCATCCCACGGCATCTAAGTTCATCACAGTGGATATTCCGGTGGCCCCAGCACCTCTGGTGCGTGTTTCAGTCGGGTCGGTGACGGTGGATTTCGACACGTTACCACCACCTGTCTGGGTTGCTGAGCTTGGGTCGTTTGGAGGTCGATGA
- the tnpB gene encoding IS66 family insertion sequence element accessory protein TnpB (TnpB, as the term is used for proteins encoded by IS66 family insertion elements, is considered an accessory protein, since TnpC, encoded by a neighboring gene, is a DDE family transposase.) — MMLSFASSVRILIGIKPVDMRKGVDGLCQLAEAELGGDIYSGAVFVFLSRPRDKIKILTWDTGGFVVLY; from the coding sequence ATGATGCTGAGTTTTGCCTCGTCTGTACGCATCTTGATTGGCATCAAACCGGTGGACATGCGCAAGGGTGTCGACGGTTTGTGCCAGCTCGCTGAGGCAGAACTCGGTGGGGATATCTACTCCGGCGCAGTGTTCGTGTTTCTGTCGCGACCCCGTGACAAGATTAAGATTCTGACCTGGGATACGGGTGGATTTGTGGTGCTCTACTAG
- a CDS encoding IS66 family transposase zinc-finger binding domain-containing protein produces MRWLSGESTSALLKRDLNASQKKKETPEERAKRLERSKEKREKTRQSRRDETPTEIVEHAIVETECAQCGGSLEAADDLSPEVSEEYEYVPARVIRREHHRERKVCKCGCFAIGRGHARTSDQKVHVSILRFRGVVPRSSRAGVGWFWPADRLPG; encoded by the coding sequence ATGCGTTGGCTCAGTGGCGAAAGCACCTCGGCGCTGCTCAAGCGCGACCTGAACGCCTCTCAAAAGAAGAAAGAGACGCCTGAAGAGCGTGCCAAGCGTCTGGAGCGCTCAAAAGAGAAGCGCGAGAAAACCCGACAAAGTCGACGCGATGAAACACCGACAGAGATCGTTGAACACGCGATTGTCGAGACCGAATGTGCGCAATGTGGCGGTAGTCTTGAAGCTGCTGACGACCTAAGTCCCGAAGTCAGCGAAGAATACGAATACGTGCCAGCCCGGGTGATCCGCCGAGAGCACCACCGCGAGCGTAAGGTCTGCAAGTGTGGCTGTTTCGCCATTGGTCGGGGACACGCTCGGACTTCTGACCAAAAAGTGCACGTTTCAATTCTGAGATTTCGTGGCGTAGTGCCTCGATCGTCTCGAGCAGGTGTTGGTTGGTTCTGGCCTGCTGATCGGCTGCCTGGCTGA